The Alkalihalophilus pseudofirmus nucleotide sequence TAATGATAACAATCACAATACCTGCAATTGCATCACCTTTTACGAATTTACTCGCACCATCCATCGCCCCGTAAAAATCAGCTTCTTTTTCAATACGCTCACGACGGCCTTTCGCTTCAGCATCAGAAATCATTCCTGCATTTAAATCAGCATCAATACTCATTTGTTTACCAGGCATCGCATCTAGGGTGAATCTCGCTCCAACCTCTGATACACGTTCAGCCCCTTTGGTAATAACCACAAACTGAATAATAATTAAGATTAAAAAGACAACAAACCCGACAAGGGCGTTTCCGCCTACCACATAGTTACCAAATGTATCGATAACATTTCCTGCTTCTGCATTACCTAAAATAGACCTCGTCGTAGAAACATTTAGTCCCAGCCGGAATAAAGTGACGAGTAATAATAAGGTCGGGAAAATCGAAAATTGCAGTGAATCATTTGTACTCATTGCAACTAAAATGATAATGAGCGCAAGAGAAATATTTATAATAATTAAAAAGTCCAGTATCCCTGGTGGTAATGGAATAATGAGCATAACGACAATTAAAATAACGCCCAGTAATACCGATAAGTCTCTTGGCCTCACAAAACTTCTCTCCTAACTTTCATACAAATTTAATTCACTTGCTTGTTTTTCAAACGGTACACATAAGCAAGCACCTCGGCTACAGCTTTAAACATATCCTCCGGCACTTGATCTCCTATGTCAGCGTTGGCATACAGTGCCCGTGCAAGCGGCTTATTTTCAACCAGCACCACGTCATGTTCACTTGCGATCCCTTTAATTTTCTGGGCTACATAATCTACACCTTTAGCAACAATAATCGGAGCATCCGCTTTTTCCTCATCATATTTCAAAGCAATCGCATAATGAGTCGGGTTTGTGATAACGACATCTGCATTAGGGACTTCCTGCATCATTCTCTGCATCGCCATTTCCATTTGCTTTTGCTTACGCTTTGATTTGATCCTCGGGTCCCCTTCCATGTTTTTGTGCTCATCTTTAATATCCTTTTTGGACATTTTAATTTGCTTTTCATGGTCATATTTCTGATAGAGATAATCTGGGATCGATAAAAACAAAAGCAAGACAGCAACAGCTACACCCATTAATGCGGTCAGCTGGGCAATGACATAAAATCCATCAGCAACCGCTTTTTGACTTAACAGAAGGACATCTTCTAAGTTAAACCACAGAATAACGAATACCACCACACCAGCAAAAGCTATTTTTAATAAGGATTTCAGCAATTCAACAATAGCTCGTACAGAAAAGATTCTTTTAAATCCTTTGATGGGATCAATTTTACTGAGCTTCATTTTAAGCGGATCAGTGGTAAATAATGGACCGACTTGAATGTAGCTCGCCGCAACCCCTGCAACCATTGCCACAAGCATAATTGGAAGTAACACAACGGCCGCTTCCATCACAATTTCTTTAAACATGGCTTCAAAACTTCTTGGAGTGACATCCATTAAGAGATACGTTTGAAATACATGTTTCATTAAATCCATCAACGTAGATCCTATGATGGCTCCGCCAAAAAACCATAAAAATAAAAAGACTAAAAGAAGAATAATAGCTGTATTAACATCTGTACTTTTAGCAACCTGCCCTTTTTTTCTGGAATCCTGCCTTTTTTTAGGTGTTGCTTTTTCAGTTTTTTCATCTGCAAAAAATTGCAGATTCATCCGAAGAAAAGCCATTATGCTCCTCCTAATAATTGCAGCAGCGTTCGCATTGCGAGCACCATTTGATCAAATAATTTTTGTACGACCATAATAAATACAGACATATAAACGATTAGAAGCGGCAAACCGACTAAAATTTTCAGCGGCATCCCCACCACGAACACGTTCATTTGCGGTACAGCTCGTGACACCATCCCAAGTGCAACATCAACTAAAAACAAAGAGCCGACAATCGGAAAAGCCATCTGAAATGCAATGATAAACATCGCATTGAAGGTTGTTGCGATATAATGGACGATGTTTTCTTGTCCAAACGGCAGAAAAACTTGATCCATTGGCACGAACTGATAGCTGTAAAAAATTCCATCTAACAATAAATGATGTCCATTTACGGCAAGCAAGAATAATAGAGCAAACGTATATAGATACCCACCTATTAATGGAGACTGCGCTCCTGTTTGAGGGTCGACCACGTTAGCAATCATAAATCCCATATTAAAATCAATAAATCCGCCTGCTACTTGTACGGCATACAATAAAATCATCGCAATCAGCCCAACGCTAAGCCCGACTAAAATTTCTTTAATCACAAGCAAGAAAAATGTAGCGTCAATTAAAACCTCAGGTGTATCTAATGTAAAGATCATAATCCAGCTAAGCATAAGAGCTAGTCCTATTTTATGAGTCGTAGGGATGGACCTGTGGCCGTAAATAGGCAGCACCGAAAAGAAGGCAAGAACTCGAACAAACACTAACAAAAAAGCCGGAAGAAGATTAACAAATTCAATCATTATCCGATAAACCGATGGAGATTGCTAAATATTTGGTAAGCAAAGTTTGTTACCTGTGAAAGCATCCACGGCCCAAAAATAACAAGTGATGCAAGGACCCCGACAATTTTCGGTATGAAAGCTAATGTCTGTTCCTGTATTTGGGTGGTTGCTTGAAAGATACTAACTAAAAGCCCTAACCCCAATGCAACGATTAAAAGCGGACCAGCTACAATCAGTACTGTCCAGACACCATTTTCCGCCATGCTTATGACAAATTCAGAACTCATTAAGAACACATCCTAACTGAAGCTAAGCAGTAGTGATTGAACAATTAAATACCAACCATCTACAAGTACAAACAGTAAAATTTTAAACGGTAGAGCAATCATAACAGGAGGAAGCATCATCATCCCCATAGACATTAATACACTCGCTACAATCATATCGATTACGAGAAAAGGAACGAATATTAAAAATCCAATTTGAAAAGCCGTTTTTAATTCACTTATCGCGAAAGCAGGAATTAAGGCTGTCAACGGAATATCATCTAATGACTCAGGACGATCCATCCCAGCATACCCCATGAACAAGGCAAGGTCTTTTTCCCTCGTATGCTTGGCCATAAATTCTTTCATCGGCACCGCTGCTTGCTCTAATGCTTCCTCTTGAGTAAGTGCTCCTTCAAGAAACGGTGTAAGTGCTTGTTCGTTCACCTCAGCAAATATTGGAGCCATAATGAAAAACGTTAAAAATAGAGCTAGTCCAATCAGGACTTGGTTTGGCGGCATGGATTGAGTGGCCAAGCCTTGTCTGACAAATGAAAGGACAATTACAATTCTTGTAAAACTGGTCATTAGAATCAAAATGCCTGGTGCAAGCGATAAGACAGTTAATACGATAAGCAGCTGAATCGTTGTTGCAACGTTTGCTGGCTCTTCTGATAAGAAATCAAGATCAAGTCCCGGGATTTGAGTAATAGCAGGCATTATAAGTTGGTCAACCATCATTTATCTCTCTCCCTAACTGCATCATGAATCTCTTTTTGAGACTTTGAAACGTCTTTTAACTGTTTACCTAATAAGGCCTTAAAAGCTTCTTGATTATCATTTGCAGCTGGTGGAGAATGAGACTCTCTATTCCACAAACGATTGACCTTACCTAATGCTTTTGTAAGAGGCTGCTCAAATTGCTCGTATTGTTGTTCTTGCATTTGAACAAACGTTTCAACCTCTTTTGGGTCATCAAGTTCTTTCAATAATTGAATAGATTCCCCTACACCTACGACAAGAAGACGATCTCCTACTTTTACTAATTGAACGGAGCGGTTGCCTCCAAGAGGAACACCGCCAATATTGTGCAGCAATTTAGTCGATCTAAATGACTGGGTTCTTTTATTAACAAACCGCAGAAGCATATAAATTAAGAAGACAACAAAGACGAGAGCTGCAATCATTTGTATGAACATTAAAAATGGATTTTGGTCTGTCAAACCAATCATTTCGTCTTGCTCGTTATTCATCTCATTGGCTTCGGTTTCTTGCACGGATCCACTATCTTGCTGGTCATGTTGCTCGATATTCTCTTCGGCCGGAAATTCAGTTGAAGGCTCTTCCTGATTAATTCCTTCACGAGATTCCTCAATGGCTTCTTGAACCGACCGATTTTGACTTTCTGCCTCTGCCTCTCCTGCCGTAAATGCAACTAAAGAAGCTGCTAGGAGAGAAGCTAACACCTTCTTGCACATACTAGGTGACACCTCATTTACTTTCCTAATCCAATTATCCAAGTGTTTTCTTTATTGCCTCTAGCACGCGGTCCGCTTGGAAAGGCTTAACAATAAAATCCTTGGCCCCCGCTTGGATCGCATCAATGACCATTGCTTGTTGACCCATCGCAGAACACATAATAACTTTTGCATTAGGATCAATTTTTTTGATTTCCTTCAATGATGTAATCCCATCCATTTCAGGCATCGTAATGTCCATCGTAACAAGATCAGGTGATAGCTCTTCATACTTCTGAACAGCTTGAGCACCGTCATTCGCTTCCCCCACTACATCAAATCCATTTTTGGTAAGAATATCTTTAATCATCATGCGCATAAACGCTGCATCATCAACGATTAATACTTTGTGTGCCATTACGGTCTCCTCATTTCCAACAATTATTTTAAATTACGAATACGATCTTCCTGGCTGACAATGTCTGTCACCCGAACACCAAAACTCTCTTCAATTACAACGACTTCGCCTTTAGCGATAAGCTTTTGATTCACTAAAATATCAACCGGTTCGCCAGCAAGTTTATCTAACTCAATAATGGATCCTTGGCCTAGCTCTAAAATCTCTTTGATTGAGCGCTTTGTCCGACCTAATTCAACGGTTACTTGAAGAGGAATATCTAACAGCATACTCAAGTTTTTAGATTCATGGTTTGATAGAGGTTGAGCTTCAAAATGAGAGAAAGCTGCAGGCTGCACATCTACTTCCCTGCCTCCGTGCATGCCAGAGCCAATATGCTGTTGTTCTCTCGTTCTTTCATGGATTGGTTGTTCAAAAGATTGATCCACCTGATGAGATCGATCATTTTGCGGCATCTCGCTTCGGCGTGAATGAACCTCAGACTTTTCGGCAGATGGCTCATTAGCAGGCATTTCTGGAATAACCTCTTCACCTAGAAAATCTCCATCTATTGGAGCTGGATTCATTAAATCATCTACTAAACGTTTGGCAAATGTAACCGTAACAAGCTGCATAATATTTGAATCAATTAACTCTCCGATCTTTAAACGGAATGAAATTTTTACTAAAATTTGATCTTCAGGCACATTCGATGTTCCTACATTATGTTTTAAATCCATTAAATCAATGCCTGGCGGAGAAATATCTACGCGTTTATTAAATACAGTCGACATTGAAGTCGAAGCGGAGCCCATCATTTGGTTCATTGCTTCTTGTACTGCACTCACATGCATGTCTGAAAGATCACTAGCAGGATTTGTGCCGTCTCCTCCAAGCATTAAATCAGCAATGATGGCCGCATCGCCTGTTTTTATGACAAGCAGGTTCATTCCTTCAAAACCTTCAGTATACTCAACATGAACCGCTACATGAGGCTGTGGAAACTCGGCCGGCAGTTCTTTGCTTTCTACTAAAGAAAGAGTAGGTGTCGTAATTTCAACCTTTTGGTTTAATAGTGTTGATAACGCTGTAGCAGCACTGCCAAAAGAAATATTTCCGATCTCTCCTAAGGCATCTTGTTCAATATCCGATAAATAATCATTTACATTTAACGAAGTGGATGATGATGGTGATGTTTCAATTTCTTCTTTCATTTCTTCTTCTTTTGTTTCATCATCATTACCGATACCTTTTAGCAGTTCGTTTATTTCGTCTTGGGACAGCATGTCGTCATTCATCATCTTCTGCCTCCTCAATTACATCCGTCACTTGAACGGCCATTTTATTTTTCATTTTCCCTGGCTGAGCATAGAATTTTTTCTCACCTTCAACGGTTACAAGAAGAGGCTCATTGATTAATTGATCTAACTCAATGACGTCTCCTTCACCTAATTGCAGAAATTCATTTATCGTTATTTCCGAGCGTCCAAGCTCTGATTGAATAAGTAATGGCGCCTTTTTAATTTTTGCTTCAATCGCTTCTTTTTCACCTGGCTGATGCTGTTTTTTCTTCTCTTGCATCCAATAGTGAACAGAAAGCTTAGGGAGCACTTCCTCAAGAACAACATGCGGCAAACAAATATTAATCATGCCTGATGTTTCTGAAATGGTTGTTGATAAGGAGATGACAACAACCGTTTCATTTGGTGAAACCATTTGAAGGAATTGAGGGTTAACCTCGATCTCCTCCATCACAGGATCCATTTCAACTACGCTGCTCCATGCTTCCTCGAAGCTGTCTAATGTACGTTGAAACAGTTGTGACATGATCCTCGTTTCTATTTCAGTTAAATTTTCTATTTTGTTAATACTGATGCCCTTCCCGCCTAATAACCGGTCCAGCATGGCATATGCTACATTAGGATTCACTTCCATTAATAAACGTCCTTCTAACGGATACGGTTCAAATACATTTAAGATGGTCATTTTTGGGATCGAACGGATAAATTCTTCATATGGCAGCTGATCAACGGATGCCACGGATATTTGAACAAACGTCCTAAGTTGAGCCGAAAAATAAGTGGTTAACAATCTTGCAAAATTTTCATGGATACGAGTTAAACTACGAACTTGATCTTTAGAAAAGCGCAGGGCTCGTTTGAAATCGTACACTTTAACTTTCTTTTCCGTCTCTTCTTTTTTGAGTTCATCAGCATCCATTTCTCCAGTAGAAAGTGCCGATAACAGAGCATCAATCTCACCTTGCGATAAAATGTCAGCCAAGAGCCTCACCTCTCCATTCCTTAAAACAGCTATCTAACGTTTCTTTATAAATCTTTCATCCCGCAAATCTATCGACCTTTATAATAGATTGGTGGGAGTTGATTATTGAATGACCCAGCTTGTGGTATACACTTGAACAACCGAGCCCTCTTGTAATAATTGATTAATTTGTTCCTTTATTTCTGCTTCGAGTTCTTCGATCCCAGCAGAGCCGGCAAGATCCGGAGATTTTTTACCAGATAACGTTCTAAGAATAATGTTTTCCACTTGAAAATCACGCTTCTGAATTTCTTGCAACGCTTTTTTGCTATCTACGTGAATATGGAACTGAGTACGTACAAAATCATTTGATAATAAGTTTGTCGTAATTTCTTCAGTTACATAGGACTGGGCAATAATTTCATCAATCGTAGGCTCAGCATTGGCTTCAGGCTGATTTGTAAAATGATTAAACAAGACCAGCGTGATTACACCAATTAAAGTTAAGGCAATTA carries:
- the flhB gene encoding flagellar biosynthesis protein FlhB: MAFLRMNLQFFADEKTEKATPKKRQDSRKKGQVAKSTDVNTAIILLLVFLFLWFFGGAIIGSTLMDLMKHVFQTYLLMDVTPRSFEAMFKEIVMEAAVVLLPIMLVAMVAGVAASYIQVGPLFTTDPLKMKLSKIDPIKGFKRIFSVRAIVELLKSLLKIAFAGVVVFVILWFNLEDVLLLSQKAVADGFYVIAQLTALMGVAVAVLLLFLSIPDYLYQKYDHEKQIKMSKKDIKDEHKNMEGDPRIKSKRKQKQMEMAMQRMMQEVPNADVVITNPTHYAIALKYDEEKADAPIIVAKGVDYVAQKIKGIASEHDVVLVENKPLARALYANADIGDQVPEDMFKAVAEVLAYVYRLKNKQVN
- the fliR gene encoding flagellar biosynthetic protein FliR encodes the protein MIEFVNLLPAFLLVFVRVLAFFSVLPIYGHRSIPTTHKIGLALMLSWIMIFTLDTPEVLIDATFFLLVIKEILVGLSVGLIAMILLYAVQVAGGFIDFNMGFMIANVVDPQTGAQSPLIGGYLYTFALLFLLAVNGHHLLLDGIFYSYQFVPMDQVFLPFGQENIVHYIATTFNAMFIIAFQMAFPIVGSLFLVDVALGMVSRAVPQMNVFVVGMPLKILVGLPLLIVYMSVFIMVVQKLFDQMVLAMRTLLQLLGGA
- the fliQ gene encoding flagellar biosynthesis protein FliQ, which produces MSSEFVISMAENGVWTVLIVAGPLLIVALGLGLLVSIFQATTQIQEQTLAFIPKIVGVLASLVIFGPWMLSQVTNFAYQIFSNLHRFIG
- the fliP gene encoding flagellar type III secretion system pore protein FliP (The bacterial flagellar biogenesis protein FliP forms a type III secretion system (T3SS)-type pore required for flagellar assembly.), producing MVDQLIMPAITQIPGLDLDFLSEEPANVATTIQLLIVLTVLSLAPGILILMTSFTRIVIVLSFVRQGLATQSMPPNQVLIGLALFLTFFIMAPIFAEVNEQALTPFLEGALTQEEALEQAAVPMKEFMAKHTREKDLALFMGYAGMDRPESLDDIPLTALIPAFAISELKTAFQIGFLIFVPFLVIDMIVASVLMSMGMMMLPPVMIALPFKILLFVLVDGWYLIVQSLLLSFS
- a CDS encoding flagellar biosynthetic protein FliO, translated to MCKKVLASLLAASLVAFTAGEAEAESQNRSVQEAIEESREGINQEEPSTEFPAEENIEQHDQQDSGSVQETEANEMNNEQDEMIGLTDQNPFLMFIQMIAALVFVVFLIYMLLRFVNKRTQSFRSTKLLHNIGGVPLGGNRSVQLVKVGDRLLVVGVGESIQLLKELDDPKEVETFVQMQEQQYEQFEQPLTKALGKVNRLWNRESHSPPAANDNQEAFKALLGKQLKDVSKSQKEIHDAVRERDK
- a CDS encoding response regulator; amino-acid sequence: MAHKVLIVDDAAFMRMMIKDILTKNGFDVVGEANDGAQAVQKYEELSPDLVTMDITMPEMDGITSLKEIKKIDPNAKVIMCSAMGQQAMVIDAIQAGAKDFIVKPFQADRVLEAIKKTLG
- the fliY gene encoding flagellar motor switch phosphatase FliY; the protein is MNDDMLSQDEINELLKGIGNDDETKEEEMKEEIETSPSSSTSLNVNDYLSDIEQDALGEIGNISFGSAATALSTLLNQKVEITTPTLSLVESKELPAEFPQPHVAVHVEYTEGFEGMNLLVIKTGDAAIIADLMLGGDGTNPASDLSDMHVSAVQEAMNQMMGSASTSMSTVFNKRVDISPPGIDLMDLKHNVGTSNVPEDQILVKISFRLKIGELIDSNIMQLVTVTFAKRLVDDLMNPAPIDGDFLGEEVIPEMPANEPSAEKSEVHSRRSEMPQNDRSHQVDQSFEQPIHERTREQQHIGSGMHGGREVDVQPAAFSHFEAQPLSNHESKNLSMLLDIPLQVTVELGRTKRSIKEILELGQGSIIELDKLAGEPVDILVNQKLIAKGEVVVIEESFGVRVTDIVSQEDRIRNLK
- the fliM gene encoding flagellar motor switch protein FliM → MADILSQGEIDALLSALSTGEMDADELKKEETEKKVKVYDFKRALRFSKDQVRSLTRIHENFARLLTTYFSAQLRTFVQISVASVDQLPYEEFIRSIPKMTILNVFEPYPLEGRLLMEVNPNVAYAMLDRLLGGKGISINKIENLTEIETRIMSQLFQRTLDSFEEAWSSVVEMDPVMEEIEVNPQFLQMVSPNETVVVISLSTTISETSGMINICLPHVVLEEVLPKLSVHYWMQEKKKQHQPGEKEAIEAKIKKAPLLIQSELGRSEITINEFLQLGEGDVIELDQLINEPLLVTVEGEKKFYAQPGKMKNKMAVQVTDVIEEAEDDE
- the fliL gene encoding flagellar basal body-associated protein FliL → MFKNKLINIMLIILIALTLIGVITLVLFNHFTNQPEANAEPTIDEIIAQSYVTEEITTNLLSNDFVRTQFHIHVDSKKALQEIQKRDFQVENIILRTLSGKKSPDLAGSAGIEELEAEIKEQINQLLQEGSVVQVYTTSWVIQ